The following are encoded in a window of Bacillus sp. SORGH_AS_0510 genomic DNA:
- a CDS encoding carbohydrate ABC transporter permease, with protein MRISKTHKIVVYTFLGLFSLYFLFPFAWVILTALKNESEVFTFPPKIFPSSPQFHNFIDAWTKQPFGLFFKNSVIVTVMTTIGQVVSCSLIAYGFARFEFKFKNLLFILLLSTMMIPWDVTMIPLYMQFNLFGWINTLKPLIVPAFFGSAYFIFLLRQFLMSIPKDLEDAARIDGANEFQIYYKIFLPIMKAPLILIAVLNILIVWNDYLGPLIYLQDQSKYTLALGLAAFKGVHDLQILPIMSITLIMIIPPIIVFSLAQKYIVEGISGSIK; from the coding sequence ATGAGAATCTCAAAGACACATAAGATTGTAGTTTATACGTTTCTTGGCTTATTTTCTCTTTACTTCTTATTTCCGTTTGCGTGGGTGATCTTAACAGCGCTGAAAAATGAATCCGAAGTGTTCACGTTTCCGCCAAAGATATTCCCAAGTAGTCCTCAGTTTCATAATTTTATTGATGCATGGACGAAGCAGCCGTTTGGCCTTTTCTTTAAAAATTCCGTGATTGTCACGGTTATGACAACAATCGGTCAAGTGGTATCCTGCTCGCTGATTGCATACGGTTTTGCTAGATTTGAGTTTAAATTTAAGAATCTTCTCTTTATCCTGCTATTGTCAACGATGATGATTCCGTGGGATGTAACGATGATTCCACTTTATATGCAATTTAATTTGTTTGGCTGGATTAATACTTTAAAGCCATTAATCGTTCCGGCGTTTTTTGGTTCTGCTTATTTTATCTTTTTGCTGAGACAATTTTTAATGTCTATTCCTAAAGATTTGGAGGATGCCGCGAGAATTGATGGCGCAAATGAGTTTCAAATTTATTATAAAATCTTTTTGCCCATCATGAAGGCGCCGCTTATCTTAATTGCTGTATTAAATATTTTAATCGTGTGGAACGACTACCTTGGACCATTGATTTATTTACAGGACCAATCAAAATATACGCTGGCATTAGGATTAGCTGCCTTTAAAGGGGTGCATGATCTGCAAATATTGCCAATTATGTCCATCACTTTAATCATGATTATTCCGCCAATTATCGTCTTTAGCCTGGCACAGAAATATATTGTGGAAGGTATTAGTGGTTCGATTAAGTAA
- a CDS encoding glycoside hydrolase family 2 TIM barrel-domain containing protein: MLREMKRWEDIHLTGINRLNAHTDFYRFRDLETAFTYNKKNSNGYRSLDGAWKFLFLEAPEYSPLHFERKDFNISELDTIEVPSCWQLNGYGKMHYTDVLYPFPINPPFVPDENPTGIYFKDVQLEDIPSDEKLIIKFNGVDSAFDLFVNGQHAGFSKVSRLPSEFDITEYVDSGSNRLTVRVYQFSDGTYLEDQDMWWLSGIFRSVELYKIKKDSLEDVFIETLPDENYKNFDLNITGNFFSNHTTEINVKLYYQGKEVDDFTIDVANGKFHCARTMENPFLWSAEEPNLYILTLQYELSSGEKEIIPLRFGFRAIEIINNEIRLNGKRIFFNGVNRHDSHPKTGRTVTYEDMLQDVLLMKQHNINAVRTAHYPNNDVFYDLCDEYGLYVIDEADLECHGFENTGNYNWISDNELWEKQYVDRAVRLVKRDRNHPSVIMWSLGNESGTGRNFAAMYKAIKELDDTRLVHYEGDRHASYSDVYTTMYTRLKALEEIGKDHEGKKPHILCEYGHAMGNGPGGLAEYQDIMRKYTRLHGGFIWEWCDHGIENVDEDGNVHYLYGGDYGDFPTNGNFCIDGLVYPDRMPSPGLLEYKKVIEPIVTELIDPQEMRVKITNRYDFRNLEGIILNIKLVSFDSLIEEKNITLPTIEAHGEVEMSLPVDLEKVLNYQDVYLYVSYLEREDTRYASEGHEITKEGFLLEATKLEKQVAVQFSNDAAEIAIHEENMQLILENHLFKTVFSKVQGRLVSHQVLGEEIIHKGPELTLWRASIDNDMYKTEEWINKYFLKNGKEQLMSFDYQVHKGYVDLTIEKYFSTVNQGWGFHLRYNYRVTKEGVLHLNLNGKKVVRGKEIPQMLPRIGVTLHMNKEYKNVTWYGRGPSESYQDSKLSQLKGLYQRTVEDMHTDYVYPQENGSRCDSSFLAVSKGENAFLINFKENRDFTIHDYETSALEEAKHRGHIEKSPFHVLTIDYRQSGVGSNSCGEEQLPEYRVTVEDFDIEFEIRKISKNDLVKESKFFRAR; this comes from the coding sequence ATGCTACGAGAAATGAAAAGATGGGAAGATATCCATCTGACAGGAATAAACCGGCTGAATGCCCATACCGATTTCTATCGATTCAGAGATCTGGAAACAGCCTTTACTTACAATAAAAAAAATAGTAACGGATACCGCAGTCTCGATGGTGCGTGGAAGTTCCTATTCCTTGAAGCACCGGAATATTCTCCGCTGCATTTTGAACGGAAAGATTTTAATATCAGCGAATTGGATACGATTGAAGTCCCATCTTGCTGGCAATTGAATGGATACGGAAAGATGCATTATACGGATGTTCTCTATCCTTTCCCGATTAATCCTCCGTTTGTTCCGGATGAGAATCCGACGGGGATCTATTTTAAAGATGTCCAATTAGAAGATATTCCGAGTGATGAAAAGCTCATTATTAAATTTAATGGGGTAGATTCAGCCTTCGATTTATTTGTGAATGGACAACACGCGGGCTTTAGTAAGGTCTCAAGATTGCCGTCTGAGTTTGATATTACCGAATATGTGGATTCTGGAAGTAACCGCCTCACCGTAAGAGTATATCAATTTTCCGACGGAACGTACTTAGAAGACCAGGATATGTGGTGGCTATCGGGTATTTTCCGGTCGGTTGAGCTATACAAAATAAAAAAGGATTCCCTTGAAGATGTTTTTATTGAAACATTGCCAGACGAAAACTATAAAAATTTCGACTTGAACATTACAGGGAATTTTTTCAGCAATCATACAACTGAAATCAACGTGAAACTTTATTATCAAGGAAAAGAAGTGGATGACTTTACAATAGATGTAGCAAATGGGAAATTCCATTGTGCGAGGACAATGGAAAATCCATTCCTGTGGAGTGCGGAGGAGCCGAATCTTTATATATTAACCCTTCAATATGAACTTTCCAGTGGAGAGAAAGAAATCATTCCATTACGTTTCGGCTTTAGGGCTATTGAAATAATCAATAATGAAATACGATTAAATGGTAAAAGAATATTTTTTAACGGTGTGAACCGACATGATTCTCATCCGAAAACGGGACGTACGGTGACCTATGAGGATATGTTGCAGGATGTTCTACTGATGAAACAGCATAATATCAACGCAGTAAGAACGGCACATTATCCGAACAATGATGTTTTTTATGATCTATGTGATGAATATGGTCTATATGTGATTGATGAAGCGGACCTTGAGTGTCATGGTTTTGAGAACACGGGCAATTACAACTGGATCAGCGATAATGAACTATGGGAAAAGCAGTATGTCGACAGAGCGGTGCGGCTGGTGAAAAGGGACCGCAATCATCCGAGTGTGATCATGTGGTCATTGGGGAATGAATCCGGTACGGGTCGGAATTTTGCTGCTATGTACAAAGCGATAAAGGAGCTCGATGATACGAGACTGGTGCATTATGAAGGGGACCGCCATGCATCCTACAGTGATGTGTACACTACGATGTATACGAGATTAAAAGCACTCGAGGAAATTGGCAAGGACCACGAGGGGAAAAAGCCGCACATTCTTTGTGAATACGGCCATGCTATGGGAAATGGGCCAGGGGGACTGGCTGAATACCAGGATATCATGAGGAAATATACAAGACTGCATGGCGGGTTTATTTGGGAATGGTGTGATCATGGCATTGAGAACGTAGATGAAGATGGAAATGTTCATTACTTATACGGCGGTGATTATGGAGACTTTCCGACCAACGGGAACTTCTGTATTGACGGGCTTGTCTACCCGGATCGGATGCCGTCACCTGGACTGCTGGAATACAAGAAAGTCATCGAGCCGATTGTAACGGAATTGATTGACCCGCAGGAAATGAGGGTGAAAATTACAAACCGTTATGATTTTAGAAACCTAGAAGGAATTATTTTAAATATCAAGCTTGTTTCGTTTGATAGTTTAATAGAAGAAAAAAATATTACCCTTCCTACTATCGAGGCACATGGAGAAGTAGAAATGAGTTTACCAGTTGATCTCGAGAAGGTACTTAATTACCAAGATGTTTATCTGTATGTAAGTTACTTGGAGCGGGAGGATACTCGCTACGCTTCAGAAGGTCATGAAATTACAAAAGAGGGATTTCTTCTTGAAGCGACAAAGCTGGAGAAGCAAGTGGCCGTCCAGTTTTCCAACGACGCGGCGGAAATCGCTATTCATGAGGAAAACATGCAACTGATTCTTGAAAATCACTTGTTCAAAACCGTGTTCTCAAAGGTTCAAGGCCGCCTGGTTTCCCATCAGGTGCTAGGAGAAGAAATTATTCATAAAGGGCCGGAACTTACGCTATGGAGAGCCTCTATTGATAACGATATGTACAAGACAGAGGAATGGATAAATAAATATTTCTTGAAAAATGGCAAAGAGCAGTTGATGTCCTTTGATTATCAAGTCCATAAGGGGTACGTTGATCTTACGATTGAAAAATATTTCTCAACCGTCAATCAGGGTTGGGGGTTCCATCTCCGGTACAATTATCGAGTGACAAAAGAGGGCGTCTTACACCTTAACTTAAACGGCAAAAAAGTAGTCAGAGGAAAAGAGATACCACAGATGCTGCCAAGAATCGGCGTTACGTTGCACATGAACAAAGAATATAAGAATGTAACTTGGTATGGCCGAGGCCCATCTGAAAGCTATCAAGATAGTAAACTAAGCCAGTTGAAGGGGCTTTACCAAAGGACCGTAGAAGATATGCATACAGACTATGTCTATCCACAAGAGAATGGTTCAAGATGTGACAGCTCTTTCTTGGCAGTCTCAAAAGGTGAGAATGCCTTCTTAATTAATTTTAAAGAAAATCGTGATTTTACCATCCATGACTATGAAACTAGTGCCCTTGAGGAAGCTAAGCATCGGGGCCACATTGAAAAATCACCATTCCATGTCCTGACCATCGATTATCGTCAGAGTGGAGTCGGCAGCAATAGCTGTGGTGAAGAACAGCTTCCGGAATACCGAGTGACGGTCGAAGATTTTGACATAGAATTTGAAATCAGAAAGATAAGTAAAAACGACCTAGTAAAAGAAAGTAAATTTTTTAGAGCAAGATAA
- a CDS encoding amylo-alpha-1,6-glucosidase, with the protein MKLDIREIPFSRFGSYFCLSMEKDSNDIYIRNVNGGDEAPSRLFKVEFIKDGMQQEVDIDASEVALAFRLKEDPDCFAEFIIPEEDELHIKVNGIELRLTDKKVKYDSIMELADGMYEYHIYPKELKLMIIKLEGDMSVHAPWNVIGNDFIDIRMKDGHYVIESYRTVYKKKNYSSFSEGKKQMERIYHEWFSKIDTGNVKYLPSIERAAYITWSSVVHPHGILKHYAMYMSKLWMYNIWSWDNCFNALNLGKHYPELAYAQLEIFFEMQDESGCYPDFVNDKFVSFNCIKPPIFALVYEKLMGMNDYFQDPDRLRRVYESTKKVMEYYENYRSYPNRLPHHKHGNDSGWDNASLFHAGMPVESPDLASFIIRSYDILCQFAKILGESEEAITFEAKANSLFDLLMERLYDEDGFFGRVGKKAEKISIRTSLILRLPVVIAYRLTPWVREQLVADLEKEFETEFGLATESLNSPYYKENGYWLGPIWAPVTYLFIDSLRRYGHKEFADRLRDKFLDLTIVGGMAENFDPLTGKGLVDTSFTWTSSVFLLLYHDQRLEE; encoded by the coding sequence ATGAAATTGGATATAAGAGAAATTCCTTTTTCACGCTTCGGTTCGTATTTCTGTCTTTCGATGGAAAAAGACTCCAATGATATTTATATACGGAATGTTAACGGCGGGGATGAAGCACCATCGAGGCTTTTTAAAGTCGAGTTTATTAAAGATGGTATGCAGCAGGAGGTGGACATTGACGCTTCGGAAGTGGCATTGGCGTTTCGACTAAAAGAAGATCCTGACTGCTTTGCCGAGTTTATTATCCCAGAGGAAGATGAACTCCATATTAAGGTAAATGGAATCGAGCTAAGATTAACGGATAAAAAGGTGAAATATGATTCTATCATGGAATTAGCGGATGGAATGTATGAGTATCACATCTATCCGAAAGAATTAAAGCTTATGATTATAAAGCTTGAAGGGGATATGTCTGTCCATGCACCGTGGAATGTCATCGGAAATGATTTTATCGATATCCGTATGAAGGACGGTCATTATGTCATCGAAAGCTATCGGACCGTTTATAAGAAAAAGAATTATTCTTCATTCAGCGAAGGTAAAAAACAAATGGAACGGATATATCACGAATGGTTTTCGAAAATTGATACAGGTAATGTAAAATACCTGCCATCCATCGAGAGGGCTGCCTATATTACCTGGTCTAGTGTCGTCCATCCGCATGGGATATTAAAACATTATGCTATGTATATGTCCAAACTGTGGATGTACAATATTTGGTCATGGGACAATTGCTTTAACGCCTTGAACTTGGGAAAACACTACCCTGAACTTGCCTATGCGCAGCTCGAGATTTTCTTTGAAATGCAGGATGAGTCCGGCTGCTACCCTGATTTTGTGAATGATAAATTTGTATCCTTTAATTGTATCAAGCCGCCAATTTTTGCTCTAGTTTATGAAAAACTCATGGGCATGAATGATTACTTTCAAGACCCAGACCGGCTCAGGAGAGTCTACGAATCTACGAAGAAAGTCATGGAGTATTACGAGAACTACCGGAGCTATCCGAACCGGCTGCCACATCATAAGCATGGAAATGATTCTGGCTGGGATAATGCCTCTTTGTTTCATGCAGGCATGCCTGTAGAGTCACCAGACCTTGCGAGCTTTATCATTCGCTCCTACGACATTCTTTGTCAGTTTGCTAAAATTTTGGGTGAAAGTGAAGAAGCGATTACCTTTGAAGCGAAAGCAAATTCACTTTTTGATTTACTGATGGAGCGTCTTTATGATGAAGATGGATTTTTTGGCCGTGTCGGGAAGAAGGCCGAAAAAATATCCATTAGAACGAGTTTGATTTTAAGATTGCCAGTGGTCATCGCCTATCGCTTAACTCCATGGGTAAGGGAACAGCTTGTTGCTGATTTGGAAAAGGAATTTGAGACGGAATTTGGTTTAGCAACAGAAAGCTTAAACAGCCCGTACTATAAAGAGAATGGCTATTGGCTTGGCCCGATTTGGGCGCCAGTTACGTACTTGTTTATTGATTCATTGCGCAGATATGGACACAAAGAGTTCGCGGATAGGCTGCGAGATAAATTTCTGGACTTGACTATAGTGGGCGGGATGGCGGAAAACTTTGATCCGTTAACAGGAAAAGGCTTGGTCGACACCTCTTTCACATGGACTTCAAGTGTATTCCTGTTACTCTATCATGATCAGAGGTTAGAGGAGTAA
- a CDS encoding DMT family transporter: MKKYIGELGLSLTAIIWGSGFVASAISLEHYTPYQILAVRFLIGVLILSSIFYKKLKQINKGVLTKGIILGLFLYCAFVLQTVGLVYTTPSKNAFLTAVNVVIVPFIAFFIYKRKIDRFELLGAILAITGVGVISLKISGHINMGDLLTLLCAVAFAFHIFYTAKFVKGEDPVLLTLIQMVTAAVLGFIVVLFKGEVHFSMQHEGIQSLLYLGVFSTTIAFLLQTVAQKFTTETNAAILLSTEALWGMVFSIIILDEMLTIKMISGAVLILMAIISSETKFTFFIKKPSGTFMTKVKE; encoded by the coding sequence ATGAAGAAATATATTGGTGAATTAGGGTTGAGTCTTACGGCAATTATTTGGGGGAGTGGTTTCGTAGCAAGCGCCATTTCCTTGGAGCATTACACCCCCTATCAAATTCTTGCTGTCCGATTTTTAATCGGTGTGCTCATTTTAAGCAGCATCTTTTATAAAAAACTAAAACAGATAAATAAAGGTGTCCTCACGAAAGGGATTATCCTTGGATTATTCCTTTATTGTGCTTTCGTTTTGCAGACTGTGGGTCTTGTATATACGACACCTTCCAAAAATGCTTTTTTAACAGCAGTAAATGTCGTCATAGTTCCATTTATTGCATTTTTTATCTACAAGAGAAAGATTGACCGTTTTGAATTGCTTGGGGCAATCTTAGCGATCACAGGTGTGGGAGTCATATCACTGAAAATTTCCGGACACATCAATATGGGTGATCTTCTTACTTTATTGTGTGCAGTGGCTTTTGCCTTTCATATTTTCTACACTGCGAAATTTGTAAAGGGAGAAGATCCGGTCCTTTTAACGTTAATACAGATGGTGACGGCGGCAGTGCTGGGATTTATTGTGGTATTATTTAAAGGAGAAGTACATTTTTCCATGCAACATGAAGGAATTCAATCGCTCCTTTATTTAGGGGTTTTCTCCACAACGATCGCCTTCTTATTGCAGACTGTAGCGCAAAAATTTACGACTGAAACAAATGCTGCGATTCTTCTTTCAACAGAAGCCTTATGGGGAATGGTGTTCTCCATTATCATTTTGGATGAAATGTTGACCATTAAAATGATCAGCGGAGCAGTTCTGATTCTCATGGCAATCATCTCTTCAGAAACTAAATTCACTTTTTTTATAAAAAAGCCTTCAGGGACCTTCATGACGAAAGTGAAAGAATGA
- a CDS encoding LacI family DNA-binding transcriptional regulator — translation MATIKEIAELANVSITTVSRVLNYDETLNVAPETRQRIFEAAEELEYIIAPKKRSKTKMKVGLYYSYSLEEELVDTYYLSIRVALEKKLKEKGVEIQRMLRDDNKKIVEKMNGIICLGTFKKDDIERIKSYNKPCVFVDSNPDDSHFDSVVIDFNSATKKALDYLMELGHKQIGFIGGIETDMYGNRFKDLRQDVFERYLKEKGIYNEGLVKIGGYDPKEGYVLLKEMISDVHNRPTAIFVANDTIAIGCYKAAHELGVSIPEDLSIVGFNDISSAQYMVPPLTTVKLFTEIMGETAVDLLLEKINTKRNVSKKVYINTTLIIRESAAQPG, via the coding sequence ATGGCAACAATTAAGGAAATTGCAGAGCTGGCGAATGTCTCGATCACAACTGTATCAAGAGTATTAAATTACGATGAAACATTGAATGTGGCCCCGGAAACAAGACAAAGGATTTTTGAAGCCGCTGAAGAATTGGAATATATTATTGCACCAAAGAAAAGATCAAAAACAAAGATGAAAGTAGGATTATACTATTCTTATTCTTTGGAAGAGGAATTGGTGGACACCTACTACCTTTCCATAAGGGTAGCCTTAGAGAAAAAACTAAAAGAAAAAGGTGTCGAAATCCAGCGGATGCTCCGTGATGACAATAAAAAGATCGTCGAAAAGATGAATGGGATCATTTGTTTAGGTACTTTTAAAAAAGACGATATAGAGCGGATCAAAAGCTATAATAAACCTTGTGTCTTTGTGGATTCCAATCCTGATGACTCCCATTTTGATTCCGTTGTCATCGATTTTAACTCCGCTACCAAAAAAGCGCTTGATTATTTAATGGAGTTAGGCCATAAACAAATCGGGTTTATCGGCGGAATTGAGACCGATATGTATGGCAACCGTTTCAAGGATTTGCGTCAGGATGTATTTGAAAGATATTTAAAGGAAAAAGGAATCTATAATGAGGGGTTGGTGAAAATTGGCGGCTATGACCCTAAGGAGGGCTATGTCCTTTTAAAGGAAATGATCAGCGATGTCCATAATCGTCCGACAGCCATATTTGTCGCAAATGACACGATTGCAATAGGCTGCTATAAGGCAGCCCATGAACTCGGTGTATCGATCCCGGAAGATTTAAGTATTGTAGGCTTCAACGATATTTCATCTGCTCAGTATATGGTGCCGCCGCTAACAACGGTGAAGTTATTCACCGAAATCATGGGCGAAACAGCCGTTGACCTCCTCCTCGAAAAAATCAACACAAAAAGAAACGTCAGTAAAAAAGTATACATCAATACAACACTAATCATCAGAGAAAGCGCAGCCCAGCCTGGGTGA
- a CDS encoding FadR/GntR family transcriptional regulator has protein sequence MEFSRKGISEQVADSIKKKIQAGEYQVGERIPGEREMGIELSVSRNTVREAYKILEAYGYLQVKHGTGVFVASPEHQIQKVTEALFVSTEQIKDFFSVRKILEDWTVKWAIENSSDDQIAELEKIVTEANEIVKESIDYKRLAALDHKFHITIANNSKNTVLTGIMNYLIDLLSESRNKTMQIPGRALQSVQEHAEIIKAMKQRNSELAQQCMKEHLESVERSITENTVTKS, from the coding sequence ATGGAATTTAGTAGAAAAGGAATTTCTGAACAGGTAGCAGACAGTATTAAGAAAAAAATCCAGGCGGGAGAGTATCAAGTAGGGGAACGAATCCCAGGAGAACGAGAGATGGGGATTGAACTTTCTGTCAGCCGGAATACGGTGAGGGAAGCCTATAAAATTCTCGAAGCGTACGGATACTTACAAGTGAAGCACGGTACAGGGGTATTTGTGGCCTCACCAGAACATCAAATTCAAAAAGTGACCGAAGCACTTTTTGTCTCAACTGAACAAATCAAGGACTTTTTCTCTGTTCGCAAAATCCTCGAAGACTGGACCGTCAAGTGGGCCATTGAAAACTCGAGTGATGACCAAATCGCTGAGTTAGAGAAAATTGTCACTGAAGCTAATGAAATCGTTAAAGAATCGATCGATTATAAGAGACTAGCAGCATTAGATCATAAATTTCATATAACCATCGCCAATAACTCAAAAAATACCGTTTTAACGGGGATTATGAATTATCTCATTGATTTATTGTCGGAGTCACGAAATAAAACCATGCAGATTCCAGGCCGTGCCTTACAATCCGTGCAAGAACATGCGGAAATTATCAAAGCCATGAAACAAAGAAATTCCGAGCTAGCGCAGCAATGTATGAAGGAACACCTCGAAAGCGTGGAACGTTCCATTACGGAGAATACAGTGACTAAATCATAA
- a CDS encoding DctP family TRAP transporter solute-binding subunit: MKKTSVFVLIVLTCLFMITGCASSSTSTSTSTATSKGKDAEYVLRLGHLQTETHPYHKGALKFKELVEKESKGRIRIDIFPSSQLGNGRDQIEGAQIGSIHFHIGSVAPVTNFAPKFNVLNLPYLFESREHAFRVLDGEIGKELGADLANRGLMNLGFMENGWRHMTNNVKPIKTAQDAASMKIRVQESPPYISFVKALKSTPVPVPFGELYTALEQHVVDGQENPLAQIYLNKFNEVQKYLTLTAHNYDAAVFIMSKTTYDTLPKDLQKVITEASKEAIQYERKVALEDEQKLLEDLRKTDIQIEEHPDLDSFREAVKPVYKEFEDSIGKDLLEKIESLK, encoded by the coding sequence ATGAAAAAAACTTCTGTCTTCGTTCTCATAGTGTTAACTTGTTTATTCATGATTACCGGCTGTGCCAGTTCCAGTACCAGTACCAGTACCAGTACCGCAACAAGTAAAGGCAAAGATGCAGAGTATGTATTAAGGCTCGGACATTTGCAGACAGAGACACATCCCTATCATAAGGGAGCCTTAAAGTTTAAAGAGCTTGTTGAGAAAGAATCGAAAGGGAGAATTCGCATTGATATTTTTCCTAGCAGCCAGTTAGGAAACGGGAGGGATCAGATTGAGGGAGCCCAAATCGGATCGATTCACTTCCACATCGGTTCTGTTGCGCCCGTGACCAATTTTGCCCCGAAGTTTAATGTACTTAATCTACCCTATTTATTTGAAAGCCGTGAGCATGCCTTTCGGGTTCTCGATGGAGAAATCGGTAAGGAGCTCGGAGCTGATTTGGCCAATCGCGGGTTAATGAATTTAGGATTTATGGAAAATGGCTGGAGACATATGACCAATAATGTGAAGCCAATCAAAACCGCTCAAGATGCGGCAAGTATGAAAATTAGGGTTCAGGAATCACCGCCTTATATTTCATTTGTGAAGGCACTGAAATCGACGCCTGTTCCTGTACCGTTTGGGGAGCTGTATACAGCGCTTGAACAGCATGTGGTGGATGGCCAGGAAAACCCGCTGGCACAGATTTACTTGAACAAATTCAATGAAGTGCAAAAGTATTTGACGTTAACTGCTCACAACTATGATGCCGCTGTTTTTATTATGAGTAAGACCACCTATGATACACTGCCAAAAGATTTGCAAAAGGTGATCACCGAAGCGTCCAAGGAAGCAATTCAATATGAAAGAAAGGTAGCTTTAGAGGATGAGCAAAAGCTTCTCGAGGACCTCAGAAAAACAGATATTCAAATTGAAGAACACCCTGATTTAGATTCTTTTAGAGAAGCGGTAAAACCAGTATACAAAGAGTTTGAAGACTCCATTGGAAAAGACCTGCTGGAAAAAATAGAAAGCCTAAAATAA
- a CDS encoding TRAP transporter small permease, giving the protein MKGFMTELSNKVNKGSQNLLIFFFVIAFVATVYQVFSRFVLQSSFVQKLLPMVDFSVFNLSWAEELIRYLFVWIVFLGIGIVYKSKEHAQVEILAHYLPEKWKGKLQILVEVINSAVFLFLIVYGWSILKFTSQQISPSMGLNMTLIYGSVLVCSLICLLHSFVAILDLAVGKEKVAEMVQVDVAKENPHIG; this is encoded by the coding sequence ATGAAAGGATTTATGACGGAGCTGAGCAATAAAGTGAATAAAGGCAGTCAAAATCTCTTAATCTTCTTTTTCGTGATTGCCTTCGTGGCGACTGTGTATCAAGTATTCTCCCGGTTCGTTTTACAAAGTTCTTTTGTGCAAAAGCTGCTTCCCATGGTGGACTTTTCCGTATTTAATCTAAGCTGGGCGGAAGAACTCATTCGTTATCTATTTGTTTGGATTGTTTTCTTAGGTATCGGCATTGTTTATAAGAGCAAGGAACATGCGCAAGTGGAAATTCTAGCTCATTATTTGCCTGAAAAATGGAAGGGTAAACTGCAAATCCTTGTTGAAGTTATCAATTCCGCCGTCTTTCTATTTTTAATTGTGTATGGCTGGAGCATCTTAAAATTTACCAGTCAACAAATATCCCCTTCTATGGGACTAAATATGACCTTGATTTATGGCTCCGTCCTCGTCTGTTCACTCATCTGTCTTCTTCATTCTTTTGTTGCCATCCTTGATTTGGCAGTGGGGAAAGAGAAAGTGGCTGAGATGGTTCAGGTGGATGTGGCAAAAGAGAATCCCCATATAGGATAA